The window CGGTCAGGACGGCGCGGGCGACGGCGTCGGGTGGGACCCGGTGGATGCGGTCGGTGAATCGGATGTCGAGGAGGGCGCCGGTGGAGTCGACGGTGACCTCGGTGAGGTCGTTCGAGTCGCGGGCGGTGGCGCGGACCGCGGCGATCCGGTCGGCGGCATCGCGGGCGTTCGCGGCGTTGCGGTCGATCCGTTCCTGCCAGTCGCGCAGATAGGCCAGGGACGCGTCGGGGTCCAGCAGTTCGTCCATCGTCTCCCCGTGGTGAGATCTCCGGCGGATGCACCGAAACGGCGGCAAGTCTAGCAAGACCGAACGCCCGTTCCTGCTGGTCGGGACGCCGGGCGCGGGGGAGACCGGTTACACAGAAATTGCTGTTTCCCCTGGTCAGAGGCGTGCGTAAGGGTGTCCTAAGTCCGTTTTGGGGGCTTTGTGGATCGGGGTCGCTTTGATCTGAACCTAGGTTGAGGTTTTACAGTCGCTCCAGCCTGCCGTCGATCTTGGCTGACGGAATCGAAGCGCGCGAGTTAGGAAGCGACCATGAACCGCCCCCTGCGAGTTGCCGTCATCGGAGCCGGCCCGGCCGGCATCTACGCCGCCGACCATCTGATCAAGGCATCGGAGACGGTCACCGTCGACATCTTCGACAAGCTGCCCACCCCTTACGGCCTGATCCGGTACGGCGTGGCGCCCGACCACCCGCGGATCAAGGAGATCGTCAACGCTCTCTTCCGGATCCTGGACAACCCGCGTATCCGGTTCATCGGGAACGTCTCCTACGGCATCGACGTGAAGCCGGAGGAGCTGAACCGCTTCTACGATGCCACGGTGATCTCCACCGGCGCCGAGAAGGACCGCTCGCTGGACATCCCGGGCATCGACCTGCAGGGCAGTTTCGGTGGCGCCGACTTCGCCTCCTGGTTCAACGGCCACCCGGACGTGCCGCGCGACTGGCCCCTCGAAGCCCGCGAGGTCGCCGTCATCGGCGCCGGCAACGTGGCCATCGACGTCGCCCGGATCCTCGCCAAGACCGCCGACGAGCTGCTGGTCACCGAGATCCCGGACAACGTGTACCAGGCGCTCAAGTCGAGCCCGGTCACCGACGTGCACCTGTTCTCCCGGCGCGGCCCGGGTCAGGTCAAGTTCACCCCGCAGGAGCTGCGCGAGCTGGACCACTCGCCGAACGTCGAGGTGATCGTCCACCCGGAGGGCATCGAGTTCGACGAGGCGAGCCTGGAGGCGATGCGCCAGACCCGACACATCAAGATGTGTGTCGACATCCTGCAGAACTGGGCGGTCCGTGACCCGCGGGACCGGCCGCGCCGCCTGCACCTGTACTTCCTGCAGGCGCCGGTCGAGGTGCTCGGCGAGGACGGCAAGGTCGTCGGCCTGCGCACCGAGACCCAGGA of the Actinoplanes sichuanensis genome contains:
- a CDS encoding FAD-dependent oxidoreductase, giving the protein MNRPLRVAVIGAGPAGIYAADHLIKASETVTVDIFDKLPTPYGLIRYGVAPDHPRIKEIVNALFRILDNPRIRFIGNVSYGIDVKPEELNRFYDATVISTGAEKDRSLDIPGIDLQGSFGGADFASWFNGHPDVPRDWPLEAREVAVIGAGNVAIDVARILAKTADELLVTEIPDNVYQALKSSPVTDVHLFSRRGPGQVKFTPQELRELDHSPNVEVIVHPEGIEFDEASLEAMRQTRHIKMCVDILQNWAVRDPRDRPRRLHLYFLQAPVEVLGEDGKVVGLRTETQELTGDGWVRGTGEFTDWDVQAVYRAVGYLSSALPDLPFDTKTGTIPHAAGRVIDLDGEHVPGTYVAGWIKRGPVGLIGHTKGCSGETVASLLADQAEGRLPEAPEGDPAAPIAYLEQRGLPITTWAGWQLLDAFEIALGEPHGRKRIKVVDRDEMTAISRG